One Danio rerio strain Tuebingen ecotype United States chromosome 9, GRCz12tu, whole genome shotgun sequence genomic region harbors:
- the mcf2lb gene encoding guanine nucleotide exchange factor DBS isoform X21, producing MAMIWMQTEKTVVQELQRRLSNVAHSIDEIMQKESSPLFAADVITELKRQFAFLSGGRAQDGSPIIIFPEYPSFCEIGDQEFRNVLTYLTSIPSLSAAGVGFIVVIDRRQDRWTCLKGTLLRISGWFPANLRLVLVLRPSAILQRTLSDVFFKLHRDDFKVPVIMLSSVADLHTYIERNQLTQELGGSQYYCHKTWISHRTDLESFAALVKRMAQRLQVFGRELAETELPSNHLTASSLLNTHTSRKDIFKEDMAGALSQGRKILENIREPVRRDPDSSLNPDQLENLATVHRLLSQLNESSTAFDEFWIQHQNKLELCLKVCQFEHNFQQLRTELDRATETLNAFSAVGISPAQTEHLLQELTNHEKKVCEVLDRVRSLVAEGQGLIDSSQILDDSIAAKCSELEKASENLTQELKDKQTKLTQAMDLHKRLDMMCKWCDDGIYMLASQPLDKCQSQEGAESALSELECYLETANEKQKWEISTVWQEYDNILNNELREQVTRAFEKKASLQEMFDRRRVSLKKLAAKQTRPVQPVAPSPESLSSPAHRDHESICISEDSDSRGSCKQINSDQVDRSSRNASVSEEEETLAVLRRHVMNELLETERAYVEELMCVLQGYAAEMDNPSMAPLIPAALQNKKDVLFGNMQEIYNFHKRIFLRELETYTDYPELVGRCFLDWMGELQIYEKYCHNKPRSESLWRQCSDCAFFQECQKKLEHKLGLDSYLLKPVQRITKYQLLIKEMIKYSKGCEGSVELQAALSSILGILKAVNDSMHLIAITGYDGNLGDLGRLLMQGSFSVWAEHKRGHVKVMELARFKPMQRHLFLHEKALLFCKRREESGEGYEKAPSYSFKQELSMAAIGITEHAKGDSKKFEIWSSSRDEVYTIQAASEEVKTIWVTEIRKLLTGQLEACKEASQQRAPEQFTSESSSTNRLVRNERSSLKSDGVEKQKREEERGKELESIFESRTAERAKGSSFSFETKPKRQDVRSDPTPLGWMKGSLSLDASVEHDGYFSAEEQANSDPEEEREDKLSEEEPQPVRIDEEIQCFEETEEPEE from the exons ATGAAATCATGCAGAAGGAGTCGAGTCCCCTCTTCGCTGCTGATGTCATCACTGAACTCAAGAGACAGTTTGCGTTCCTGTCTG GTGGAAGAGCACAGGATGGAAGCCCTATCATTATCTTCCCAGAATACCCTTCATTTTGTGAAATAGGAGACCAAGAGTTTCGTAATGTGCTTACATACCTGACAAGTATTcccag TCTGAGTGCAGCAGGTGTGGGCTTTATCGTAGTGATTGACAGACGTCAAGATCGATGGACGTGTTTGAAGGGAACATTGTTGCGTATTTCA GGCTGGTTTCCTGCTAATCTTCGGCTTGTTCTGGTTCTGAGGCCCAGTGCTATACTGCAGCGAACACTTTCTGATGTCTTTTTCAAACTCCACAGAGATGACTTTAAAGTACCG GTTATCATGCTAAGCTCAGTGGCTGATCTCCATACTTATATTGAGAGGAATCAACTGACACAGGAACTTGGCGGTTCTCAGTACTACTGCCACAAAACCTGGATCTCTCACCGCACA GATCTTGAAAGCTTCGCTGCGTTAGTGAAGAGGATGGCTCAGAGACTGCAAGTGTTCGGCAGAGAGCTGGCAGAAACCGAGCTACCCAGCAACCACCTGACAGCCAGCAgtctgcttaatacacacaccaGCAGAAAAGACATCTTCAAA GAAGACATGGCAGGAGCTCTCAGCCAAGGTCGGAAAATCTTGGAGAATATCAGAGAGCCGGTGCGCAGAGATCCGGACAGCAGTTTGAACCCTGACCAGTTGGAGAATCTTGCTACAGTCCACAG GCTCTTATCCCAGCTTAATGAGAGCTCAACAGCATTCGATGAGTTCTGGATTCAGCATCAAAATAAACTGGAGCTATGTCTGAAAGTCTGTCAGTTTGAGCACAACTTTCAGCAG TTGCGAACAGAGCTGGATCGAGCAACTGAAACTCTGAATGCTTTCTCAGCTGTTGGAATAAGCCCCGCCCAAACAGAACACCTCCTTCAAGAGCTGACCAATCATGAAAAGAAAGTCTGT gAAGTGCTGGACAGAGTGAGGTCTCTGGTTGCTGAGGGTCAAGGTTTGATTGACAGCTCTCAGATTCTTGATGACAGTATTGCAGCAAAATGCAGTGAGCTAGAaaaagcaagtgaaaatctcACCCAAGAGCTTAAAGACAAGCAGACCAAGCTGACACAGGCTATGGATCTACATAAAAGACTGGACATG ATGTGTAAATGGTGTGATGATGGGATTTACATGCTGGCATCACAACCACTGGACAAGTGCCAGTCACAGGAGGGGGCAGAGTCAGCGCTATCAGAGCTAGAATGTTACCTGGAGACAGCCAATGAGAAACAGAAGTGGGAAATCAGCACAGTTTGGCAGGAATATGACAACATATTGAACAATGAGCTTAGG GAGCAAGTGACGCGTGCATTTGAGAAGAAAGCCTCACTACAGGAGATGTTTGATAGAAGGAGGGTCAGTCTGAAGAAACTAGCAGCCAAACAAACACGTCCTGTACAACCTGTGGCTCCCAGTCCAGAGTCACTCTCATCTCCTG CTCACAGGGATCATGAGAGCATCTGTATTAGTGAGGACTCGGACAGCAGGGGCTCCTGTAAACAA ATAAACTCTGATCAGGTTGACAGGAGCAGTCGCAATGCTTCTGTATCTGAGGAGGAAGAAACCCTGGCTGTACTGCGCAG GCATGTAATGAACGAGTTATTGGAAACCGAGAGAGCATATGTggaagagcttatgtgtgtgttgcag GGATATGCTGCTGAGATGGACAATCCCTCCATGGCTCCTCTTATTCCTGCTGCCCTGCAGAACAAGAAGGACGTGTTATTTGGGAACATGCAAGAGATATACAATTTCCACAAAAG AATATTTCTCAGAGAGCTGGAGACCTACACTGACTATCCTGAGCTTGTGGGCCGCTGCTTCCTGGACTGG ATGGGGGAGCTGCAAATTTATGAGAAATACTGTCACAACAAACCTCGTTCTGAGAGTCTCTGGAGACAGTGCTCCGACTGCGCCTTTTTCCAG GAGTGTCAGAAGAAACTAGAACACAAGCTGGGACTGGACTCTTACTTACTGAAGCCTGTACAGAGGATCACTAAATACCAACTTCTGATTAAG gagATGATTAAATACAGTAAAGGCTGTGAGGGCTCAGTGGAGCTGCAGGCGGCTCTTTCCTCAATACTGGGAATCCTGAAGGCCGTAAATGACTCAATGCACCTCATCGCCATCACAGGATATGAT GGTAATCTTGGAGACCTGGGTCGTCTGCTGATGCAGGGGTCGTTCAGCGTGTGGGCAGAGCACAAGAGAGGTCATGTGAAGGTGATGGAGCTCGCCAGGTTTAAGCCCATGCAGAGACACCTGTTCCTGCATGAGAAAGCTCTGCTCTTCTGCAAGAGACGAGAGGAGAGCGGAGAGGGATACGAAAAAGCCCCTTCATACAGCTTTAAACAGGAGCTCAGC ATGGCTGCTATTGGAATAACAGAGCATGCTAAAGGGGACAGCAAGAAGTTTGAAATCTGGTCCAGTTCAAGAGACGAGGTGTACACGATACAG GCTGCATCTGAAGAGGTTAAGACCATCTGGGTGACAGAAATCCGCAAACTTCTAACAGGACAACTGGAAGCCTGCAAAG AAGCAAGTCAGCAGAGGGCACCTGAGCAGTTCACCTCAGAGAGCAGCTCAACAAACAG ACTGGTGAGAAATGAGCGTAGTAGCCTCAAGAGTGACGGAGTGGAGAAACAAAAAAGAGAAGAGGAAAGAGGCAAGGAACTTGAGAGCATTTTTGAATCGAGGACAGCCGAAAGGGCAAAAG GATCTTCGTTCAGCTTTGAGACAAAACCAAAACGGCAGGATGTCCGGAGCGACCCTACGCCTCTAG GTTGGATGAAAGGATCTCTCTCGCTGGATGCCTCTGTGGAGCATGATGGATATTTCAGTGCAGAAGAGCAGGCCAACTCTGACCCAGAAGAGGAGAGGGAAGACAAACTG AGTGAAGAAGAACCGCAGCCTGTGAGGATAGATGAAGAGATCCAGTGTTTTGAAGAGACAGAGGAACCTGAGGAATGA
- the mcf2lb gene encoding guanine nucleotide exchange factor DBS isoform X14 produces MAMIWMQTEKTVVQELQRRLSNVAHSIDEIMQKESSPLFAADVITELKRQFAFLSGGRAQDGSPIIIFPEYPSFCEIGDQEFRNVLTYLTSIPSLSAAGVGFIVVIDRRQDRWTCLKGTLLRISGWFPANLRLVLVLRPSAILQRTLSDVFFKLHRDDFKVPVIMLSSVADLHTYIERNQLTQELGGSQYYCHKTWISHRTDLESFAALVKRMAQRLQVFGRELAETELPSNHLTASSLLNTHTSRKDIFKEDMAGALSQGRKILENIREPVRRDPDSSLNPDQLENLATVHRLLSQLNESSTAFDEFWIQHQNKLELCLKVCQFEHNFQQLRTELDRATETLNAFSAVGISPAQTEHLLQELTNHEKKVCEVLDRVRSLVAEGQGLIDSSQILDDSIAAKCSELEKASENLTQELKDKQTKLTQAMDLHKRLDMMCKWCDDGIYMLASQPLDKCQSQEGAESALSELECYLETANEKQKWEISTVWQEYDNILNNELREQVTRAFEKKASLQEMFDRRRVSLKKLAAKQTRPVQPVAPSPESLSSPAHRDHESICISEDSDSRGSCKQINSDQVDRSSRNASVSEEEETLAVLRRHVMNELLETERAYVEELMCVLQGYAAEMDNPSMAPLIPAALQNKKDVLFGNMQEIYNFHKRIFLRELETYTDYPELVGRCFLDWMGELQIYEKYCHNKPRSESLWRQCSDCAFFQECQKKLEHKLGLDSYLLKPVQRITKYQLLIKEMIKYSKGCEGSVELQAALSSILGILKAVNDSMHLIAITGYDGNLGDLGRLLMQGSFSVWAEHKRGHVKVMELARFKPMQRHLFLHEKALLFCKRREESGEGYEKAPSYSFKQELSMAAIGITEHAKGDSKKFEIWSSSRDEVYTIQAASEEVKTIWVTEIRKLLTGQLEACKEASQQRAPEQFTSESSSTNRLVRNERSSLKSDGVEKQKREEERGKELESIFESRTAERAKGSSFSFETKPKRQDVRSDPTPLGPHPNLGGVRWFSTSSLFQSRRRGWMKGSLSLDASVEHDGYFSAEEQANSDPEEEREDKLSEEEPQPVRIDEEIQCFEETEEPEE; encoded by the exons ATGAAATCATGCAGAAGGAGTCGAGTCCCCTCTTCGCTGCTGATGTCATCACTGAACTCAAGAGACAGTTTGCGTTCCTGTCTG GTGGAAGAGCACAGGATGGAAGCCCTATCATTATCTTCCCAGAATACCCTTCATTTTGTGAAATAGGAGACCAAGAGTTTCGTAATGTGCTTACATACCTGACAAGTATTcccag TCTGAGTGCAGCAGGTGTGGGCTTTATCGTAGTGATTGACAGACGTCAAGATCGATGGACGTGTTTGAAGGGAACATTGTTGCGTATTTCA GGCTGGTTTCCTGCTAATCTTCGGCTTGTTCTGGTTCTGAGGCCCAGTGCTATACTGCAGCGAACACTTTCTGATGTCTTTTTCAAACTCCACAGAGATGACTTTAAAGTACCG GTTATCATGCTAAGCTCAGTGGCTGATCTCCATACTTATATTGAGAGGAATCAACTGACACAGGAACTTGGCGGTTCTCAGTACTACTGCCACAAAACCTGGATCTCTCACCGCACA GATCTTGAAAGCTTCGCTGCGTTAGTGAAGAGGATGGCTCAGAGACTGCAAGTGTTCGGCAGAGAGCTGGCAGAAACCGAGCTACCCAGCAACCACCTGACAGCCAGCAgtctgcttaatacacacaccaGCAGAAAAGACATCTTCAAA GAAGACATGGCAGGAGCTCTCAGCCAAGGTCGGAAAATCTTGGAGAATATCAGAGAGCCGGTGCGCAGAGATCCGGACAGCAGTTTGAACCCTGACCAGTTGGAGAATCTTGCTACAGTCCACAG GCTCTTATCCCAGCTTAATGAGAGCTCAACAGCATTCGATGAGTTCTGGATTCAGCATCAAAATAAACTGGAGCTATGTCTGAAAGTCTGTCAGTTTGAGCACAACTTTCAGCAG TTGCGAACAGAGCTGGATCGAGCAACTGAAACTCTGAATGCTTTCTCAGCTGTTGGAATAAGCCCCGCCCAAACAGAACACCTCCTTCAAGAGCTGACCAATCATGAAAAGAAAGTCTGT gAAGTGCTGGACAGAGTGAGGTCTCTGGTTGCTGAGGGTCAAGGTTTGATTGACAGCTCTCAGATTCTTGATGACAGTATTGCAGCAAAATGCAGTGAGCTAGAaaaagcaagtgaaaatctcACCCAAGAGCTTAAAGACAAGCAGACCAAGCTGACACAGGCTATGGATCTACATAAAAGACTGGACATG ATGTGTAAATGGTGTGATGATGGGATTTACATGCTGGCATCACAACCACTGGACAAGTGCCAGTCACAGGAGGGGGCAGAGTCAGCGCTATCAGAGCTAGAATGTTACCTGGAGACAGCCAATGAGAAACAGAAGTGGGAAATCAGCACAGTTTGGCAGGAATATGACAACATATTGAACAATGAGCTTAGG GAGCAAGTGACGCGTGCATTTGAGAAGAAAGCCTCACTACAGGAGATGTTTGATAGAAGGAGGGTCAGTCTGAAGAAACTAGCAGCCAAACAAACACGTCCTGTACAACCTGTGGCTCCCAGTCCAGAGTCACTCTCATCTCCTG CTCACAGGGATCATGAGAGCATCTGTATTAGTGAGGACTCGGACAGCAGGGGCTCCTGTAAACAA ATAAACTCTGATCAGGTTGACAGGAGCAGTCGCAATGCTTCTGTATCTGAGGAGGAAGAAACCCTGGCTGTACTGCGCAG GCATGTAATGAACGAGTTATTGGAAACCGAGAGAGCATATGTggaagagcttatgtgtgtgttgcag GGATATGCTGCTGAGATGGACAATCCCTCCATGGCTCCTCTTATTCCTGCTGCCCTGCAGAACAAGAAGGACGTGTTATTTGGGAACATGCAAGAGATATACAATTTCCACAAAAG AATATTTCTCAGAGAGCTGGAGACCTACACTGACTATCCTGAGCTTGTGGGCCGCTGCTTCCTGGACTGG ATGGGGGAGCTGCAAATTTATGAGAAATACTGTCACAACAAACCTCGTTCTGAGAGTCTCTGGAGACAGTGCTCCGACTGCGCCTTTTTCCAG GAGTGTCAGAAGAAACTAGAACACAAGCTGGGACTGGACTCTTACTTACTGAAGCCTGTACAGAGGATCACTAAATACCAACTTCTGATTAAG gagATGATTAAATACAGTAAAGGCTGTGAGGGCTCAGTGGAGCTGCAGGCGGCTCTTTCCTCAATACTGGGAATCCTGAAGGCCGTAAATGACTCAATGCACCTCATCGCCATCACAGGATATGAT GGTAATCTTGGAGACCTGGGTCGTCTGCTGATGCAGGGGTCGTTCAGCGTGTGGGCAGAGCACAAGAGAGGTCATGTGAAGGTGATGGAGCTCGCCAGGTTTAAGCCCATGCAGAGACACCTGTTCCTGCATGAGAAAGCTCTGCTCTTCTGCAAGAGACGAGAGGAGAGCGGAGAGGGATACGAAAAAGCCCCTTCATACAGCTTTAAACAGGAGCTCAGC ATGGCTGCTATTGGAATAACAGAGCATGCTAAAGGGGACAGCAAGAAGTTTGAAATCTGGTCCAGTTCAAGAGACGAGGTGTACACGATACAG GCTGCATCTGAAGAGGTTAAGACCATCTGGGTGACAGAAATCCGCAAACTTCTAACAGGACAACTGGAAGCCTGCAAAG AAGCAAGTCAGCAGAGGGCACCTGAGCAGTTCACCTCAGAGAGCAGCTCAACAAACAG ACTGGTGAGAAATGAGCGTAGTAGCCTCAAGAGTGACGGAGTGGAGAAACAAAAAAGAGAAGAGGAAAGAGGCAAGGAACTTGAGAGCATTTTTGAATCGAGGACAGCCGAAAGGGCAAAAG GATCTTCGTTCAGCTTTGAGACAAAACCAAAACGGCAGGATGTCCGGAGCGACCCTACGCCTCTAG GGCCACACCCTAACTTGGGCGGAGTCAGGTGGTTCAGTACATCAAGCCTGTTTCAGAGTCGTAGGAGAG GTTGGATGAAAGGATCTCTCTCGCTGGATGCCTCTGTGGAGCATGATGGATATTTCAGTGCAGAAGAGCAGGCCAACTCTGACCCAGAAGAGGAGAGGGAAGACAAACTG AGTGAAGAAGAACCGCAGCCTGTGAGGATAGATGAAGAGATCCAGTGTTTTGAAGAGACAGAGGAACCTGAGGAATGA
- the mcf2lb gene encoding guanine nucleotide exchange factor DBS isoform X15 produces MDVQNRRKTICIPLAEVEKYYHFSRRCQWLQNEIMQKESSPLFAADVITELKRQFAFLSGGRAQDGSPIIIFPEYPSFCEIGDQEFRNVLTYLTSIPSLSAAGVGFIVVIDRRQDRWTCLKGTLLRISGWFPANLRLVLVLRPSAILQRTLSDVFFKLHRDDFKVPVIMLSSVADLHTYIERNQLTQELGGSQYYCHKTWISHRTDLESFAALVKRMAQRLQVFGRELAETELPSNHLTASSLLNTHTSRKDIFKEDMAGALSQGRKILENIREPVRRDPDSSLNPDQLENLATVHRLLSQLNESSTAFDEFWIQHQNKLELCLKVCQFEHNFQQLRTELDRATETLNAFSAVGISPAQTEHLLQELTNHEKKVCEVLDRVRSLVAEGQGLIDSSQILDDSIAAKCSELEKASENLTQELKDKQTKLTQAMDLHKRLDMMCKWCDDGIYMLASQPLDKCQSQEGAESALSELECYLETANEKQKWEISTVWQEYDNILNNELREQVTRAFEKKASLQEMFDRRRVSLKKLAAKQTRPVQPVAPSPESLSSPAHRDHESICISEDSDSRGSCKQINSDQVDRSSRNASVSEEEETLAVLRRHVMNELLETERAYVEELMCVLQGYAAEMDNPSMAPLIPAALQNKKDVLFGNMQEIYNFHKRIFLRELETYTDYPELVGRCFLDWMGELQIYEKYCHNKPRSESLWRQCSDCAFFQECQKKLEHKLGLDSYLLKPVQRITKYQLLIKEMIKYSKGCEGSVELQAALSSILGILKAVNDSMHLIAITGYDGNLGDLGRLLMQGSFSVWAEHKRGHVKVMELARFKPMQRHLFLHEKALLFCKRREESGEGYEKAPSYSFKQELSMAAIGITEHAKGDSKKFEIWSSSRDEVYTIQAASEEVKTIWVTEIRKLLTGQLEACKERIFEEPKNEASQQRAPEQFTSESSSTNRLVRNERSSLKSDGVEKQKREEERGKELESIFESRTAERAKGSSFSFETKPKRQDVRSDPTPLGWMKGSLSLDASVEHDGYFSAEEQANSDPEEEREDKLSEEEPQPVRIDEEIQCFEETEEPEE; encoded by the exons ATGAAATCATGCAGAAGGAGTCGAGTCCCCTCTTCGCTGCTGATGTCATCACTGAACTCAAGAGACAGTTTGCGTTCCTGTCTG GTGGAAGAGCACAGGATGGAAGCCCTATCATTATCTTCCCAGAATACCCTTCATTTTGTGAAATAGGAGACCAAGAGTTTCGTAATGTGCTTACATACCTGACAAGTATTcccag TCTGAGTGCAGCAGGTGTGGGCTTTATCGTAGTGATTGACAGACGTCAAGATCGATGGACGTGTTTGAAGGGAACATTGTTGCGTATTTCA GGCTGGTTTCCTGCTAATCTTCGGCTTGTTCTGGTTCTGAGGCCCAGTGCTATACTGCAGCGAACACTTTCTGATGTCTTTTTCAAACTCCACAGAGATGACTTTAAAGTACCG GTTATCATGCTAAGCTCAGTGGCTGATCTCCATACTTATATTGAGAGGAATCAACTGACACAGGAACTTGGCGGTTCTCAGTACTACTGCCACAAAACCTGGATCTCTCACCGCACA GATCTTGAAAGCTTCGCTGCGTTAGTGAAGAGGATGGCTCAGAGACTGCAAGTGTTCGGCAGAGAGCTGGCAGAAACCGAGCTACCCAGCAACCACCTGACAGCCAGCAgtctgcttaatacacacaccaGCAGAAAAGACATCTTCAAA GAAGACATGGCAGGAGCTCTCAGCCAAGGTCGGAAAATCTTGGAGAATATCAGAGAGCCGGTGCGCAGAGATCCGGACAGCAGTTTGAACCCTGACCAGTTGGAGAATCTTGCTACAGTCCACAG GCTCTTATCCCAGCTTAATGAGAGCTCAACAGCATTCGATGAGTTCTGGATTCAGCATCAAAATAAACTGGAGCTATGTCTGAAAGTCTGTCAGTTTGAGCACAACTTTCAGCAG TTGCGAACAGAGCTGGATCGAGCAACTGAAACTCTGAATGCTTTCTCAGCTGTTGGAATAAGCCCCGCCCAAACAGAACACCTCCTTCAAGAGCTGACCAATCATGAAAAGAAAGTCTGT gAAGTGCTGGACAGAGTGAGGTCTCTGGTTGCTGAGGGTCAAGGTTTGATTGACAGCTCTCAGATTCTTGATGACAGTATTGCAGCAAAATGCAGTGAGCTAGAaaaagcaagtgaaaatctcACCCAAGAGCTTAAAGACAAGCAGACCAAGCTGACACAGGCTATGGATCTACATAAAAGACTGGACATG ATGTGTAAATGGTGTGATGATGGGATTTACATGCTGGCATCACAACCACTGGACAAGTGCCAGTCACAGGAGGGGGCAGAGTCAGCGCTATCAGAGCTAGAATGTTACCTGGAGACAGCCAATGAGAAACAGAAGTGGGAAATCAGCACAGTTTGGCAGGAATATGACAACATATTGAACAATGAGCTTAGG GAGCAAGTGACGCGTGCATTTGAGAAGAAAGCCTCACTACAGGAGATGTTTGATAGAAGGAGGGTCAGTCTGAAGAAACTAGCAGCCAAACAAACACGTCCTGTACAACCTGTGGCTCCCAGTCCAGAGTCACTCTCATCTCCTG CTCACAGGGATCATGAGAGCATCTGTATTAGTGAGGACTCGGACAGCAGGGGCTCCTGTAAACAA ATAAACTCTGATCAGGTTGACAGGAGCAGTCGCAATGCTTCTGTATCTGAGGAGGAAGAAACCCTGGCTGTACTGCGCAG GCATGTAATGAACGAGTTATTGGAAACCGAGAGAGCATATGTggaagagcttatgtgtgtgttgcag GGATATGCTGCTGAGATGGACAATCCCTCCATGGCTCCTCTTATTCCTGCTGCCCTGCAGAACAAGAAGGACGTGTTATTTGGGAACATGCAAGAGATATACAATTTCCACAAAAG AATATTTCTCAGAGAGCTGGAGACCTACACTGACTATCCTGAGCTTGTGGGCCGCTGCTTCCTGGACTGG ATGGGGGAGCTGCAAATTTATGAGAAATACTGTCACAACAAACCTCGTTCTGAGAGTCTCTGGAGACAGTGCTCCGACTGCGCCTTTTTCCAG GAGTGTCAGAAGAAACTAGAACACAAGCTGGGACTGGACTCTTACTTACTGAAGCCTGTACAGAGGATCACTAAATACCAACTTCTGATTAAG gagATGATTAAATACAGTAAAGGCTGTGAGGGCTCAGTGGAGCTGCAGGCGGCTCTTTCCTCAATACTGGGAATCCTGAAGGCCGTAAATGACTCAATGCACCTCATCGCCATCACAGGATATGAT GGTAATCTTGGAGACCTGGGTCGTCTGCTGATGCAGGGGTCGTTCAGCGTGTGGGCAGAGCACAAGAGAGGTCATGTGAAGGTGATGGAGCTCGCCAGGTTTAAGCCCATGCAGAGACACCTGTTCCTGCATGAGAAAGCTCTGCTCTTCTGCAAGAGACGAGAGGAGAGCGGAGAGGGATACGAAAAAGCCCCTTCATACAGCTTTAAACAGGAGCTCAGC ATGGCTGCTATTGGAATAACAGAGCATGCTAAAGGGGACAGCAAGAAGTTTGAAATCTGGTCCAGTTCAAGAGACGAGGTGTACACGATACAG GCTGCATCTGAAGAGGTTAAGACCATCTGGGTGACAGAAATCCGCAAACTTCTAACAGGACAACTGGAAGCCTGCAAAG AAAGGATCTTTGAGGAACCAAAAAATG AAGCAAGTCAGCAGAGGGCACCTGAGCAGTTCACCTCAGAGAGCAGCTCAACAAACAG ACTGGTGAGAAATGAGCGTAGTAGCCTCAAGAGTGACGGAGTGGAGAAACAAAAAAGAGAAGAGGAAAGAGGCAAGGAACTTGAGAGCATTTTTGAATCGAGGACAGCCGAAAGGGCAAAAG GATCTTCGTTCAGCTTTGAGACAAAACCAAAACGGCAGGATGTCCGGAGCGACCCTACGCCTCTAG GTTGGATGAAAGGATCTCTCTCGCTGGATGCCTCTGTGGAGCATGATGGATATTTCAGTGCAGAAGAGCAGGCCAACTCTGACCCAGAAGAGGAGAGGGAAGACAAACTG AGTGAAGAAGAACCGCAGCCTGTGAGGATAGATGAAGAGATCCAGTGTTTTGAAGAGACAGAGGAACCTGAGGAATGA